aagaaaaaattaatatcatggttgaaatcaaacaaaaaaaaggtaAGGCATAACAATTAAACATACACGTATTGCCATCTTCTTAAGTTTATTCATTGTTGAGAAATGCTTTAGGCGCGTCAAAACAGCAGGATCCAGAGGTTTGTCCGGGGCAACACTGTCATCAACAATCCAAGGGTGACCTGAGAATACAAGATTCGTTAGATCTTTTACCAAGCCATGACATTCTAATGAGCTGCGATACACCAATAGCACAAGAAAATTCAGTTAAAACTAGTATTCAAGAAACTCACACAAGACTTCATGAGCGGAAATTCTTTTCTTGGGGTCCTTATCCAACATCTGTTTTATCAAATCTTTAGCACTTCCTGATATACTTGGCCACGGATGAGATGCAAAATCAACTTCTGCATGCAAAATCTGTTTGAAAACTCCTGATTCggattctgaaaaaaaaaaaattgaatgcaaCTCAGGCACAAAGATAACAAGCATATGATCAAATAATATACAGAGAAAGAAATTCAGTTGTTAGTCGAAGAGAATTACAGTAAACATAAGGATCATTACTTGCCCAGAAAGGTGGAAGCCCTCTCAGTAAGGTGTATAGAATAACACCAGCACTCCAAACGTCCACTTCTGGTCCAGACTGTCTGCCCAACACCTCCGGGGCCATATAGTAGCAAGTTCCTACTATATCACTAAAGGTTTGTCCTgagaagaaacaagaaaaagggCAAAGGTAAGAGTGTGTTCGGTAGTTGTTTTTTTGACCAAAATCGTACACGCATACTAAATCCAGGAAGATGGTTAAATGACCAAGGAAAATTTATATGAcatcaagaaaaaataaaaataaagtggCATATAATGTGTGCCAGAAATTTGTGGATTAGAATTAGatagttaaataatattagttatgCAAAATAATGGTTTTGCACCAAGTGCCAAATTGTGTCCAATAACAATGAAAGAACTAGCAAATAGGTAAAGAAAATTACacccatttaagaaaaaataaagaacaaacaCACAGATAGAAATGAAAGGACTATTTGTAAGTTAATCAGAATTAATCAAGAAAGCAAAATAATCATTAAGTTGCTTACTTTTATTTGTTGCTCAACATTCCCTCATATAGGAGCACAAAACAGTTACAAGTTAGTCTGAattataacagaaaactaactCAAAAGAATGTATGAACAAGATGGTTGGTTCACCgaaagatataattttttttggtcaTCAGACGAAATGTATACAACTATGACACGATATATCTCGTGGAAAACTTTAGTACaccaaaatttacaaaaatcatTATATTGTGCTAATTAAATGATTGACGGTTTTAATTAGACTAGCATTTGATGACAGTGAGTTTATGATATCTTGGACTTTCACTTAGTGCTCACCATAATTTTgtataactataaaattattgtCTTATTAGATAGATTTTAATGCAAGGCATTGCGCAAAACTCTAGCTGATAGATAGAGATGAGTTCTTCTGCATTCCATTGTTTGTGATTCTAAATTTTACATTAGTCCTGCTGTTATTAAGTTAACCATAACCATGCATCATGATTTTGTAAATCAGACATAGAAAGATATAGGGGAACATTTCTAAATCCTACTCTGAGAGGTTTATTAAACAGGAAATCTTGAACATTtaatatttctctattttttgaTACCCATGTCGAGGGTAAGAACGCAGCTAAACCCACGGGCACACCGTGAATGATTCACACTAATATGTAGGGACCTGTTACACTACACATACATTGATGGAAGGTAATTTGATGACTTTGATTGACAAATTCATACGGAAAGGCATGCATTATAAAATCGAATTGAATATAAGCGATGAATGGAACCTGGTTTAAAGAAGACAGAGAAACCAAAATCGATAACCTTGAGGGTGGCATCCGTGGCGAGGGTATCAAACAAGAAATTCTCAGGCTTGAGATCCCTATGAATGACCCCATGAGCGTGGCACACTTCCACCACCCCAACAATGGTCTTCATCAACTTGGCAGCCTCTCGTTCGCTGAAATACCCCTTCTGAGTGATCCTATAGAAAAGCTCACCCCCACGACACAGCTCCATCACAAGGTGCACCGCAAACTTGTCCTCGTAGCTTCCCTGTATCCTTGCCACGTTGGGGTGCTCCGACAAATGGTGCAGGATCTGAACCTCCCTCCACACATCATCGTACTCCTCTTGGCACAAAAGCTTCGTCTTTGGGATGGTTTTGCACGCGTAAGTCTTCCTTGTCTCCTTGTGGGTGCACACGTAGGTGGTGGCCAAGCGCCCTTTTCCCAACACCTTCTGCCCCACAATGTAATCCTCATTTACGTCCGGGGTCTCGTGCGGCAACACATTTTTGCACTTTGATGCGCTCCAATCTTTCGACATTTTCCCAGTTTCCTCCTCCCTCCTAACAATCTCCAACACTCATAATACCAACTGAATTCCCACGATCACCATGCCACATTTTTAGTGTCTTGTAACAACTGTCAAGGCCATAATTACTGTCGTTTGAATCAGgtccaaaaccaaaatcaattttatctttagcTCACTTTATGGGCAGCAAAAAAAATTTCTCACCTACATTCATCATTAATAcattctaattatatatatctatctATCATGGCAGAGGCAGACACCATATGGCAAACACAATTATTAGTATGTTTCAAACTTTGGAAATCCGTAGGTTCGTTTCAAAATGCGGATCTAGAGGGAATTCCGGATTAATTAGAGAAAAGCCTTATATatggatatatttttgtaaaagggTCGGAGCAAATGctcaaaagtaattattttttccagGATGGATGGTTTATAGTACAGCAATGTTGTATTTAATGGAATTTTGCATAATacacaaaattttaaactaGTTTGATTTAAGTCAAACAATGGAAGATGTGCActagaaatgagaaaatgagTTTGATGAAAAGAAATAGAGTTGATTTAAAAtgtcaataatatattaaaacaattttgagTATATGATTATCTTTCAAGATAATAAAAGATTTGTTAAAGCTAgattttacacttttttttttaataaatcaatatttatttataaagataaaattatttatgtcctaaaaaaaattaaatgtatcaGTGAgtgtttatttgaatgaatataacATATTCTCTAACAAACTAgagtattatatttatttctaacaTATAAAAGTACAATTTGGATCAAACCTTAAAATCAGATCTCACTCAATCATTAGTTCATCcgacaatatatataaattaattcacaaacatgtaataaaaatatattttgataaataaataaaaagagtatCAATATCCAAAGGGTTACATCTTTGAAGAGATTTTAACACATCATGATAGATGTAGAATTATCCTCTCTTATAACCTCTAATACTGTTTACTCAATACAGAGGTAAGTGACTAAGATGCTCTCTCAAAACCTCTTCAAAAGAATCTCTTGAAAAATAAGGAAGTAACTCCGTTTTTATAAACTGTCTAGGATAGTGTTCAGTTGTAGAGATTTCCTCCCTATGTGGGTGTGCTTTTGTGGACCAAGTCTCATACTTTAGGAAGGAGACTTAGCATCCGGTTTATTGCTTAATGTTTCCTTTTGCAATGAGTTTGTTTGTGTTGCTCAAGCCTCAATTCTATCGCCATGAGTTTGTTTGTGTTGCTCAATCCTAATCCATTGTTATCCCTGCTGTCACAAATTACCATCGTTACAACAAACAACACacttttattagatatttttctGTCGCATCACTGTTCTTAAACCATAGTcgtttaacaatttttcttcactcttttctctatcccttgCTTTCCCTTGGCTCCGCAAATAATAGCATCATGTTCCCTTTCTCTTGGGTGAAAAGCAAACTTTTTCGGCTGTTAGTTCGGATATCacaatcaaaacattttttcataatttttctctttgttcTGAAACCGTGTAGACGGATCTATGTTAAAAGCATTTCGacattaaatacaaattatctAGAAATATGACCAACTAGTCATCTTAGCATGTTAATCTTGAGTGACTCGGTTTATAACTAATCGAATGATTATACGGTACACAAaccattcaaattaatttacattatatataaatatatggtcAACATATTCAACTTCACCGAATGTTCTAAAGAAATAAAGAGATTAAGCCATTGTTCCAGAAGGTAAACAAAGTTCCAATACAAAACATATTATAGCCACGCTGTTGGAAAATTTTACTATCATTTTTGTTCTACCATCATTGGTCCTAActgtacaaaaaaaaatcaggtAGCATATCAAGAGGAAGGGTCTTTCATTCCAAAAGCATCTGCAATATTGAAGTTCAAATTGCCTTTCATGGTTCTGCTTCTACCAACATTCGGATCACCCCTTTTCATCATTGCTGCAAACTCTGAATAATCAATTCTGCCATCCTGAAAAACAACGATACACAATTAGGACCTAAAGCCTCATAAGTTAAGGAAAAAAGAAATGCCTCAAGTACCAAAGAGAAAGCtctgaaagaaaatttcaaacaacACTATCACAGAAAGAAAAGCcttattaagtatttaaaattgtcCACAAAAGACCTGCCATCAGAAcgttatttcatttattttagagATAATGAGTTCATGTaatatcatcaattttattggcaaaactaaaaatgaaatcaacaaGAGTTAGTGAAACTAAACTACTGACAACAAACAATCACATCAGCAAGTACTAGCGAAAATGAAAACACCATTACAGGAACTTACATTGTCTTGATCAATCTCTTTGATCATCTCATCTAGATGTACATCGCCAAGGCCAAAATCCTTGGTAGCCTGCTGAAGCTCGTCAATGGTGATGTAACCACTACCATCTTTATCAAAATAGGAAAAAGCAGCAACCAAATTCTCCTCTCTTTCCATCTTATTCAAGTGCAGTGTAGCAGCAAGAAATTCACCATAGTCTATACTTCCGCTGTTGTCTATATCAGCCTGCCAAAGGCAATGAATGATCACCCAACTCAAAATACACATTAGAAGCagaatttttattaacttatttGAAATAACACTAAAAACAGCAGTATTACATTCTccgataataataataattaatctaCCTACCGCCTCCATAAGGGATTTGATTTCAGATTCCATGAGATTAGAGCCCACACTTCTCAAACCCTCTTTCAGTTCCTCAAAAGTTATTGTCCCGCTGTTGTCTGTGtcaatcattttaaataacTCTTTCAATCCACCTATTTCTTCCTCTGAAAGTCTTTCAGCAATGACCTGAAAAGAATATTTAGATGTGTCAGCACAATCAGACTGTATAAAAAAGGGACCGagcatatataatttataatgaattgctattttgaaacaaagaaaatatataaatgatttagTAATCATTAACTGGAACAAACAGAAATCtaacaaatgataaaaatatccATCAGAAAGCTCTAATATGAGAGAAATGAATTTTAGATACCCTTATTTTCTTATGTGATAtacattcatcatcatcataatcactACCCATATATTTATGACATATAAAAGCATTCTAAGATCTACAATCCTATATACAAAGATAGGCTCATAGAAGTTCGGAACAAATTATTATGTGGAAGGGATTAAGAAGTCCATACTTGGTTATTAAAAAGCAAATGCTACTCTTAAGCCACATACAAGTTATGAACTTATCCCATTCAACAAGTAAACAAAAATCtcaggaaaaaattcattatcatTGTTGAAATCAAACAGAAGGGTGAGGCGTATAATGATAGCCAAACATACCCTTAATGCCATCTTCTTAAGTTTATTCATTGCTGAGAAATGCTTTAGGCGTGTCAAAACAGCAGAGTCCAGAGGTCTGTCAGGTGCAATATCATCAACAATCCAAGGGTTACCTGATTATACAAGACTCCATAGTAGTTAAATCTGCTACAAAGCTTTGATAATATAATGATCTGGCATACACCAACAGCACATGAAAATCCAGTGACGACTAGTACTCAAGGAACTCACATAAAACTTCATGAGCAGAAACTCTTTTCTTAGGGTCCCTGTCTAACATCTGCTTTACCAATTCTTTAGCACTTTCTGAGATATTTGGCCAGGGCTCAGAAACAAAATCAAGCTCTCCGTTTATAATCTGTCTGAAAATTCCTGCTTCACTCTCTGAAGgtaatataaaaagtgaaagCAGCTCAGGCACGACGAGGATAACAACTAGAAGACTAAACCGTAAATAGAGCCAGTCCAAAAAATATACAGTAAACATTAGAATCGTTACCAGCCCAGAAAGGTGGCACCCCACTCAGTAAGATGTATAGGATAACACCAGCGCTCCATACGTCCACTTCTGGTCCATAGTGCTTGCACAACACCTCAGGGGCAACATAGTACGGACTTCCCACTACATCATGAAAGGCTTGTCCTGAGGACAAACAACAAAAGGAATTGTAAGTCATGCATGCGCAGTAAATacatattgttttcttttcggTACTGGCTAAACACATAAAGGGAAAATTTTTGTTCAACATcatgaaaaatagaataaaattgcGTCGGATGCAGAATATAGGTATTCAATTCAATCACTCGGTCCAACTATACATGTTTCTATCCAAAAGGGAATCATGTAATCGAAGAATCTCTGTAATGAGTTCCTCTATCCCAAAGCGAGTCATGGAATAACCGGTGCTTTGCCTGTccttttttcactttatttagTGGTAAATGTATCAACTTGTTAATAACTaggttttatataaaaaaagggggCAAGGGGGGTCTGTCTCCGCGCTTTTTGATTGGTATTTGGAACATGTAACTGCAGTTTTGGCTACTGAAGCGACATTTTCCTGCAATTTCCTACCACATCAAAAATCTCGATGAAATCATGACCAAAATTTACAAcgtttgttaaaaattaataaaaaaattgtagacCATACCACACATCATGAACATTGGCAAAATCAGCAGACATGTATATGCAATACAAATAGACTAAACTTATATGCAGGTGCTTTTGAGGTATTCTGCATTCACAAGTGAATATTCATGTCAATAATATTGTGTAATAGACACTTATACGCGGGTgctgtttg
This genomic interval from Vigna radiata var. radiata cultivar VC1973A chromosome 8, Vradiata_ver6, whole genome shotgun sequence contains the following:
- the LOC106770988 gene encoding calcium-dependent protein kinase 4 is translated as MSKDWSASKCKNVLPHETPDVNEDYIVGQKVLGKGRLATTYVCTHKETRKTYACKTIPKTKLLCQEEYDDVWREVQILHHLSEHPNVARIQGSYEDKFAVHLVMELCRGGELFYRITQKGYFSEREAAKLMKTIVGVVEVCHAHGVIHRDLKPENFLFDTLATDATLKVIDFGFSVFFKPGQTFSDIVGTCYYMAPEVLGRQSGPEVDVWSAGVILYTLLRGLPPFWAKSESGVFKQILHAEVDFASHPWPSISGSAKDLIKQMLDKDPKKRISAHEVLCHPWIVDDSVAPDKPLDPAVLTRLKHFSTMNKLKKMAIRVIVERLSEEEIGGLKEIFKMIDEDNSGTITFQELKDGLKSVGCDLMESEIRSLMDAADIDNNGTIDYGEFLAATMHLNKMEREENLVAAFSYFDKDGSGYITIDELQQACKDFGLGELHLDEMIKEIDQDDDGRINYGEFQTMMRRGEPGGCRSKVMNSNHKTSLFPGLGVNDSS
- the LOC106772715 gene encoding calcium-dependent protein kinase 4 isoform X2; the encoded protein is MQKHGFSAKRSVLPYQTPRLRDHYVLGKKLGQGQFGTTYLCTHKMTGKLYACKSIPKRKLLCQEDYDDVWREIQIMHHLSEHPNVVQIQGTYEDSVFVHLVMELCAGGELFDRIIQKGHYSEREAAKLIKTIVGVVEACHSLGVMHRDLKPENFLFDTPGEDAQMKATDFGLSVFYKPGQAFHDVVGSPYYVAPEVLCKHYGPEVDVWSAGVILYILLSGVPPFWAESEAGIFRQIINGELDFVSEPWPNISESAKELVKQMLDRDPKKRVSAHEVLCNPWIVDDIAPDRPLDSAVLTRLKHFSAMNKLKKMALRVIAERLSEEEIGGLKELFKMIDTDNSGTITFEELKEGLRSVGSNLMESEIKSLMEAADIDNSGSIDYGEFLAATLHLNKMEREENLVAAFSYFDKDGSGYITIDELQQATKDFGLGDVHLDEMIKEIDQDNDGRIDYSEFAAMMKRGDPNVGRSRTMKGNLNFNIADAFGMKDPSS
- the LOC106772715 gene encoding calcium-dependent protein kinase 11 isoform X1 — its product is MQKHGFSAKRSVLPYQTPRLRDHYVLGKKLGQGQFGTTYLCTHKMTGKLYACKSIPKRKLLCQEDYDDVWREIQIMHHLSEHPNVVQIQGTYEDSVFVHLVMELCAGGELFDRIIQKGHYSEREAAKLIKTIVGVVEACHSLGVMHRDLKPENFLFDTPGEDAQMKATDFGLSVFYKPGQAFHDVVGSPYYVAPEVLCKHYGPEVDVWSAGVILYILLSGVPPFWAESEAGIFRQIINGELDFVSEPWPNISESAKELVKQMLDRDPKKRVSAHEVLCNPWIVDDIAPDRPLDSAVLTRLKHFSAMNKLKKMALRVIAERLSEEEIGGLKELFKMIDTDNSGTITFEELKEGLRSVGSNLMESEIKSLMEAVGRLIIIIIGECNTAVFSVISNKLIKILLLMCILSWVIIHCLWQADIDNSGSIDYGEFLAATLHLNKMEREENLVAAFSYFDKDGSGYITIDELQQATKDFGLGDVHLDEMIKEIDQDNDGRIDYSEFAAMMKRGDPNVGRSRTMKGNLNFNIADAFGMKDPSS